A part of Melittangium boletus DSM 14713 genomic DNA contains:
- a CDS encoding EamA family transporter, translated as MTWWTYALLSAGFAAATAILAKVGVEGVPSTLATALRTVVILAFAWGIAFVRGEHHVLPSLSRKTLLFLALSGVATGLSWLAYFRALQLGPASRVAPIDKLSLALTVLLAVLFLKEPLSWRLGLGVSLMVVGSLLTLK; from the coding sequence ATGACGTGGTGGACCTATGCCCTGCTCTCGGCCGGCTTCGCGGCGGCCACGGCCATCCTCGCCAAGGTGGGCGTGGAAGGCGTGCCCTCCACGCTCGCCACCGCCCTGCGCACGGTGGTGATTCTCGCCTTCGCCTGGGGCATCGCCTTCGTCCGGGGTGAGCACCACGTCCTGCCCTCGCTCAGCCGCAAGACGCTCCTCTTCCTCGCGCTCTCCGGCGTGGCCACCGGCCTGTCCTGGCTCGCCTACTTCCGGGCGCTCCAGCTCGGGCCCGCCTCCCGGGTGGCGCCCATCGACAAGCTCAGCCTCGCGCTGACCGTGCTCCTCGCCGTGCTCTTCCTCAAGGAGCCCTTGAGCTGGCGGCTCGGCCTCGGGGTGTCCCTCATGGTAGTGGGCTCCCTGCTGACCCTGAAGTGA
- a CDS encoding chloride channel protein — protein MFPRVRALGQWLALGSVVGVVCGGASALFLFLLDEATHWRLQHEFVVYLLPVAGLVIGALYGKWGASIRAGNNLVIDTVHEGDARLPLRMAPMVLVGTVLTHLFGGSAGREGTAVQMGASLADAVAHRFRVSPSTRRELLAAGIAGGFGSVFGTPIAGTVFGLEVICVGRMSYEALVPALVAAVVGDLVTRALGIHHSVYPVPEALALSPGVIGKWLVFGVAMAVAAVVFVEGVHFIKKRLEKALPALALRMALGGVGVVGLWQLVGTSDYLGLGVPMIQRAFVDPDLPPEAFALKLLFTAVTLGAGFLGGEVTPLFFVGAALGNVLGRLLGLPLELAAGVGLAALFGAAANTPLALSLMAVELLGANVLPHVVIVTVTAYLLTGQRGIYPAQRIARLKHGGPLLERLVPLRDLDVPRAPADRTEEPKP, from the coding sequence ATGTTTCCGCGCGTGCGTGCCCTGGGACAATGGCTGGCCCTGGGCTCGGTGGTGGGCGTCGTGTGTGGGGGGGCCTCGGCCCTCTTCCTCTTCCTGTTGGACGAGGCGACGCACTGGCGCCTCCAGCACGAGTTCGTCGTGTACCTGCTGCCCGTGGCGGGCCTCGTCATCGGCGCCCTCTATGGGAAGTGGGGCGCGTCCATCCGGGCAGGCAACAACCTCGTCATCGACACCGTGCACGAGGGCGACGCGCGGCTGCCCCTGCGCATGGCGCCCATGGTGCTGGTGGGCACGGTGCTCACCCACCTGTTCGGCGGCAGCGCGGGGCGGGAGGGCACCGCCGTGCAGATGGGCGCGAGCCTCGCGGACGCCGTGGCCCACCGCTTCCGGGTCTCGCCCTCCACGCGCCGCGAGTTGCTCGCCGCGGGCATCGCCGGAGGCTTCGGCTCCGTGTTCGGCACGCCCATCGCGGGGACTGTCTTCGGGCTCGAGGTCATTTGCGTGGGCCGCATGAGCTACGAGGCGCTCGTACCGGCGCTGGTGGCCGCGGTGGTGGGGGACCTCGTCACGCGCGCGCTGGGCATCCACCACTCCGTGTACCCGGTGCCCGAGGCGCTCGCGCTGTCGCCCGGAGTCATTGGCAAGTGGCTCGTCTTCGGCGTGGCCATGGCGGTGGCGGCGGTGGTGTTCGTGGAGGGCGTGCACTTCATCAAGAAGCGGCTGGAGAAGGCCCTGCCCGCGTTGGCGCTGCGCATGGCGCTCGGGGGCGTGGGGGTGGTGGGGTTGTGGCAACTGGTGGGCACGAGCGACTACCTGGGCCTGGGGGTGCCCATGATCCAACGCGCCTTCGTGGACCCGGACCTGCCCCCCGAGGCCTTCGCGCTCAAGCTGCTCTTCACCGCCGTCACGCTCGGCGCGGGCTTCCTCGGGGGCGAGGTGACGCCGCTCTTCTTCGTGGGCGCGGCGCTCGGCAACGTGCTGGGACGGCTGCTGGGCCTGCCGTTGGAACTGGCCGCGGGCGTGGGGCTCGCCGCGCTCTTCGGAGCCGCCGCCAACACGCCCCTGGCCCTGTCCTTGATGGCCGTGGAGTTGCTGGGCGCGAATGTGTTGCCGCACGTCGTCATCGTCACCGTCACGGCCTACTTGCTCACCGGACAGCGAGGCATCTACCCGGCGCAGCGCATCGCCCGGCTCAAGCACGGTGGGCCGCTGTTGGAACGGCTGGTGCCCCTGCGTGACCTGGATGTGCCTCGGGCTCCAGCGGACAGGACGGAGGAACCCAAACCCTGA
- a CDS encoding SGNH/GDSL hydrolase family protein — protein sequence MFSGFRVSPLRHLAVAAAMLSGMGFLSPASAATVTAKRAVVLGDSLAAQMCGGDQQAIPTRTAKLIDVGCYGWPGATTTELRAYVDNASYRSAWTGMGAPNARFNLRQAIAAADVLILSLSTNDAKRDTVLYDTGRWPTGDGPWPYNHVPVDNGWFNQQIDWWMQQAQGKPVVWFDIGCRTNDSLFLYAAMHRDDVLRNAMSRWPNLRVVYWGGEISAHPEYLKDEVHMTQAGLDARWRLAVEFANK from the coding sequence ATGTTCAGTGGTTTTCGAGTCTCGCCCTTGCGTCACCTGGCCGTGGCCGCCGCGATGCTGTCTGGCATGGGGTTCCTGTCGCCCGCGAGCGCGGCGACCGTGACGGCCAAGCGCGCCGTGGTCCTGGGTGACAGCCTGGCGGCGCAGATGTGCGGGGGAGATCAGCAAGCCATTCCCACCCGGACCGCGAAGTTGATCGACGTGGGCTGTTATGGGTGGCCCGGTGCCACGACGACGGAGCTACGGGCGTATGTGGACAACGCGAGCTACCGCAGCGCGTGGACGGGCATGGGCGCGCCGAACGCGCGCTTCAACCTCCGGCAGGCCATCGCGGCGGCGGACGTACTCATCCTCAGTCTGAGCACCAACGACGCCAAGCGGGACACCGTGCTCTATGACACGGGGCGCTGGCCCACGGGCGACGGCCCTTGGCCCTACAACCACGTACCGGTCGACAACGGTTGGTTCAATCAGCAGATCGACTGGTGGATGCAGCAGGCCCAGGGAAAGCCCGTGGTCTGGTTCGACATTGGTTGCCGCACCAATGACAGCCTCTTCCTGTACGCCGCGATGCACCGGGACGATGTCCTGCGCAATGCGATGAGCCGTTGGCCGAACCTGCGTGTCGTCTATTGGGGTGGGGAGATTTCCGCCCATCCGGAGTACCTCAAGGACGAGGTGCACATGACGCAGGCGGGGCTCGACGCCCGGTGGCGGCTCGCGGTCGAGTTCGCGAACAAGTGA
- a CDS encoding sensor histidine kinase, producing the protein MGSQDQGTARVERVEEVRSRVRELKDEQRLLYASALVWLLFWGLDVLSELQPSWDTLALRGLWAALTVFLGVSLGFVRSVYREPVRVMAGVILPNLFLPLIVLRLGGSSSHLFSWLSVMPAVALLVGGGVRHGLASMFLSLLSAGVLLLKEGAPGSRMAANLMMLAIQSVGVQFIFFYQRLLLERVKSEAEQRLARQSLRESNERALRAERLAQVGRLAAGVAHEVRNPLAYVQANLRFLHEEWALASANGGNTDVTEALEESMQGVERIHQIVKDLTALSRAEDLQAPAGRCDLGPVIDTSVRLASVRLKSLVTLAVEVPGTPVARAEPRRLGQVLLNLLLNAADAIEDAKVRDGRVALRVQMEAERVRLLVEDNGPGIRAEHLSKLFTTFFTTKAPEKGTGLGLALSRQYVESFGGTLRAENREEGGARFIVELPAV; encoded by the coding sequence ATGGGATCGCAAGACCAGGGGACCGCTCGGGTGGAGCGGGTGGAGGAGGTTCGGAGTCGGGTTCGCGAACTCAAGGACGAGCAGCGGCTGCTCTATGCGTCCGCGCTCGTGTGGTTGCTGTTCTGGGGGTTGGACGTGTTGTCGGAGCTCCAACCCTCCTGGGACACGCTCGCGCTGCGCGGCCTGTGGGCCGCATTGACGGTGTTTCTAGGGGTGAGCCTGGGTTTCGTTCGTTCCGTGTACCGCGAGCCCGTGCGGGTGATGGCGGGCGTGATCCTGCCCAACCTCTTCCTGCCCCTCATCGTCTTGCGGCTGGGGGGCTCGAGCAGCCACCTGTTCAGTTGGCTCAGCGTGATGCCCGCGGTGGCCCTGCTGGTGGGCGGCGGGGTGAGGCATGGCCTGGCGAGCATGTTCCTGTCGCTGCTGTCGGCGGGCGTGCTCCTGCTGAAGGAAGGGGCTCCCGGCTCGCGGATGGCGGCGAACCTGATGATGCTGGCCATCCAGTCGGTGGGCGTGCAATTCATCTTCTTCTACCAGCGGCTGTTGCTGGAGCGGGTGAAGAGCGAGGCCGAGCAGCGGCTGGCGCGGCAGTCCCTGCGGGAGTCGAATGAGCGGGCGTTGCGCGCGGAGCGGCTCGCGCAGGTGGGGCGGTTGGCGGCCGGAGTGGCGCACGAGGTGCGCAATCCCCTGGCCTATGTCCAGGCCAACCTGCGCTTCCTCCACGAGGAGTGGGCGCTGGCCTCGGCCAACGGAGGGAACACCGATGTGACCGAGGCGCTCGAGGAGTCGATGCAGGGCGTGGAGCGCATCCATCAGATCGTGAAGGATCTCACGGCGCTCTCTCGCGCCGAGGATCTCCAGGCTCCGGCGGGGCGGTGTGACTTGGGGCCGGTCATCGACACGAGCGTGCGGCTGGCGTCGGTGCGGCTCAAGTCGCTGGTGACGCTGGCGGTGGAGGTGCCGGGCACGCCCGTGGCGCGCGCCGAGCCCCGCCGTCTGGGTCAGGTGCTGCTCAACCTGCTGCTCAACGCGGCGGACGCCATCGAGGACGCGAAGGTGCGCGATGGGCGGGTGGCGCTGCGGGTACAGATGGAAGCGGAGCGGGTGCGTCTCCTGGTGGAGGACAACGGGCCCGGCATCCGGGCCGAGCACCTGTCCAAACTGTTCACCACGTTCTTCACCACGAAGGCGCCGGAGAAGGGCACGGGGCTGGGACTGGCCTTGTCCCGGCAGTACGTGGAGTCCTTCGGCGGCACGCTGCGCGCGGAGAATCGGGAGGAGGGCGGCGCGCGCTTCATCGTGGAGCTGCCCGCGGTGTGA